Proteins from one Mesorhizobium sp. M9A.F.Ca.ET.002.03.1.2 genomic window:
- a CDS encoding transglutaminase-like cysteine peptidase, producing the protein MLSVTPMEKASADGVLGAMAIGQRTSAPVGYIEFCRRRAAECRIRSGNIPPVAMSAGLEDKLASVTRLVNRSIKPASDLAVHGTMEFWSYPDNARGDCEDYVLLKRQMLELQGISLSNLLITVVKKKDGEGHAVLTVKTDKGDYVLDNLNDDVKLWSETGYRFLKRQSSTDTGRWVAIRGHPDVLVGAVD; encoded by the coding sequence ATGTTGTCCGTGACGCCGATGGAGAAAGCTTCGGCCGACGGGGTGCTTGGTGCCATGGCCATCGGGCAGCGGACGTCCGCCCCTGTCGGCTACATTGAATTCTGCCGAAGGCGTGCCGCGGAATGCAGGATACGATCAGGCAACATTCCTCCAGTCGCTATGAGCGCAGGACTGGAAGATAAGCTCGCGTCCGTCACCAGGCTCGTGAACAGATCGATCAAGCCGGCGAGCGATCTTGCCGTTCATGGAACGATGGAATTCTGGTCCTATCCTGACAACGCGCGGGGCGACTGCGAGGACTACGTCCTGCTTAAGCGCCAGATGCTCGAGCTGCAGGGCATATCGCTTTCGAACCTGCTGATCACCGTCGTCAAAAAGAAGGACGGTGAGGGGCATGCGGTGCTGACGGTCAAGACCGACAAGGGCGACTACGTGCTCGACAACCTCAACGACGACGTGAAGCTTTGGTCGGAAACTGGATATAGGTTTTTAAAAAGGCAATCGTCCACGGATACCGGGCGTTGGGTCGCGATACGTGGACATCCCGATGTACTGGTCGGGGCAGTCGACTGA